In one Mucilaginibacter ginsenosidivorax genomic region, the following are encoded:
- a CDS encoding alpha-L-fucosidase, whose product MFKALFRKLIFGSALILCASKLDAQERFQADWQSLKKYQIPEWFRDAKFGIFIHWGVYAVPAYKYEWYPRHMYNQGSDEYQHQVATYGPENKFGYKDFIPMFKAEKFDADAWVALFKKAGARYVVPVAEHHDGFAMYKTSLSKWNAAEMGPKRDIIGELAAAVRKSGLIFGLSSHRIEHWWFMGEGTKFDSDVKDPAYADFYGPAKVYDPFSKKADNVRPIMSPEFMNDWLMRNIELADKYKPQLFWFDWWIEQPELEPYRKSFASYYYNKGLEWDKGVVLNYKNETAFPEGTAVFDMERGKLAGIHELAWQTDDAIGNQSWGYAEGNTFKTAQYVIANLVDIVSKNGNLLLNIGPRADGTITDEETQVLLGTGQWLSVNGEAIYGTRPWKVYGEGPTVSASGQFGDQKIPFTSKDIRFTVKGNTLYAITLALPAVNEVVTIKSLGAAAGNGAVASVELVGSKGRLSWKQSNKALTITNPGSFPAGNAAAFSITFKK is encoded by the coding sequence ATGTTCAAAGCCCTTTTTCGAAAGTTGATTTTTGGAAGCGCGCTGATTCTTTGCGCAAGTAAATTAGATGCACAGGAACGTTTCCAGGCGGACTGGCAATCTTTAAAAAAATACCAGATACCTGAATGGTTCCGGGATGCAAAATTCGGCATCTTTATTCACTGGGGTGTATATGCGGTGCCTGCCTACAAATACGAGTGGTATCCCAGGCATATGTACAACCAGGGAAGCGACGAATATCAACACCAGGTGGCAACCTATGGTCCGGAGAACAAGTTTGGATATAAAGACTTCATCCCTATGTTCAAGGCTGAGAAGTTTGACGCGGATGCCTGGGTGGCCTTATTTAAAAAGGCGGGGGCGAGGTATGTAGTACCTGTGGCCGAACATCACGATGGTTTTGCTATGTATAAAACCTCGCTATCAAAATGGAATGCTGCCGAAATGGGCCCCAAACGTGATATTATCGGGGAACTCGCCGCTGCGGTTCGGAAAAGTGGTCTTATTTTCGGGCTTTCATCGCACCGCATAGAACATTGGTGGTTTATGGGGGAAGGAACTAAATTTGATTCAGATGTAAAGGACCCGGCCTATGCCGATTTTTATGGTCCGGCTAAAGTTTACGACCCGTTCAGTAAAAAGGCGGATAATGTAAGGCCTATCATGAGCCCGGAATTTATGAACGACTGGCTGATGCGTAACATAGAGCTGGCGGATAAATATAAGCCACAGCTTTTCTGGTTCGACTGGTGGATAGAACAGCCTGAACTGGAGCCTTATCGGAAATCGTTTGCTTCGTACTACTATAATAAAGGGCTGGAATGGGACAAGGGAGTTGTACTGAACTATAAAAACGAAACGGCTTTCCCGGAAGGTACCGCGGTTTTTGATATGGAAAGAGGTAAACTGGCCGGAATCCATGAGCTGGCCTGGCAAACTGACGACGCCATTGGTAATCAATCCTGGGGATATGCGGAAGGCAACACTTTTAAAACGGCGCAATATGTCATCGCCAACCTGGTAGATATCGTCAGTAAAAATGGCAACCTGCTTTTAAATATCGGTCCGCGTGCCGATGGCACGATAACCGATGAGGAAACGCAGGTATTGTTAGGTACCGGCCAATGGCTCAGCGTGAATGGTGAAGCTATTTATGGCACCCGCCCATGGAAAGTATATGGAGAGGGGCCCACTGTATCAGCCAGCGGCCAGTTCGGAGATCAAAAGATTCCGTTCACTTCAAAAGATATTCGCTTTACTGTAAAAGGAAATACACTTTATGCGATAACGCTTGCATTACCAGCAGTGAATGAAGTCGTTACGATCAAGTCGCTGGGTGCAGCTGCAGGAAACGGGGCGGTTGCCAGTGTAGAGCTTGTGGGCAGCAAAGGAAGGCTGAGCTGGAAACAAAGCAACAAGGCTTTGACCATAACGAACCCAGGCAGCTTCCCCGCGGGTAATGCCGCAGCTTTCAGCATCACATTTAAAAAATAA
- a CDS encoding ABC transporter permease: MLLNISSLKSTFRLQKRHKGLSLISMLGIILGHIVFFLIVSYAWYEKSFDKFHQHVDEIFRVSYSRYDQGTMQYNTVNSFFPTGPYLKANCAGVVNSTTIARNYNITISSAEAGVQPFYFNEEKAYYAPSSFLSVFSYPLIKGNPLDLDKPNTVFITQSIAQKYFGNQDAIGKTIKVNGNTTYSIAGVLKNLPTNTHLKFNFLFSLPTHVNQLKKWIDITNHWYGYDLFYTYIQLKPGADPALVEKMLPVMVEKNYGDKLRGAKQRDIFALQKLTDIHLYSNLEWETEKPGNGQAINILIGFAAFILLITWVNYINLISSQAVERAKEVGIRKTLGCSNRSVLLKFFSEVVIVNIISLCIAAILLLLASFILSSRFEFFSTEIYADIKFWMIIAGITISGVLITGFIIAVVIARFNPIDVLKGKLVVTTKSLLLRKSLIAFQFIISFILITGALIVYDQSAFLLKKDKGLDHTAVLSVKFPKILNTGDKAENLTYNFKQQLKALKWVKNITIATDMPEKEIENFGSMFRPQLGASDDKAYFRVGVDDNYFNFFKIKLLAGRLFSKDMGLERNSLILNESAVKKLGFNTTAEVIGTMVNNGRTIIGVVSDFNYRSVKVKPVATMFNFQQAASYFGIKLYENEFNLKDHIAELNKIYGRIFPGNPFEYVFLDDAMKQDLQPDLDFARIFGFFSLISIVISLIGLLGLVIVDLNQRVKELGIRKVIGADLKHIMMLVMYKFSIPIGIALLIGTPISVWGFSNWINSYYVYHIAVNVWYFIIPALILPVLAASIISVQVLRVDRQKIITSLKYE; this comes from the coding sequence ATGCTCTTAAATATAAGTAGTTTAAAAAGTACATTTCGCCTTCAAAAACGCCATAAAGGATTAAGCCTGATCAGTATGCTTGGCATTATATTAGGGCATATCGTTTTTTTCCTGATCGTTTCCTACGCATGGTATGAGAAAAGTTTTGATAAATTTCATCAGCATGTTGATGAAATATTTCGGGTATCATACAGCCGTTATGATCAGGGCACCATGCAGTACAACACTGTTAACTCGTTCTTTCCCACCGGGCCTTATTTAAAGGCAAATTGTGCCGGGGTTGTCAACAGCACAACCATAGCAAGAAACTATAACATTACCATATCATCGGCCGAAGCAGGCGTACAGCCATTTTATTTTAATGAAGAAAAAGCATATTATGCGCCATCTTCATTTCTGTCTGTATTTTCCTACCCGCTGATCAAAGGAAACCCGCTTGACCTTGACAAGCCCAATACCGTATTTATCACACAAAGCATCGCCCAAAAATATTTCGGTAACCAGGATGCTATCGGAAAAACAATTAAAGTCAATGGCAATACAACATATAGCATAGCGGGTGTTTTGAAAAATCTGCCAACTAATACGCATCTCAAATTTAATTTTCTTTTTTCGTTGCCAACCCATGTAAATCAGTTAAAGAAATGGATCGATATTACCAATCACTGGTATGGTTACGATTTATTTTACACATACATACAGCTTAAGCCGGGGGCGGATCCGGCCCTTGTTGAGAAAATGCTGCCGGTTATGGTTGAAAAAAATTATGGCGACAAATTAAGGGGGGCTAAACAGCGTGATATTTTCGCTTTACAAAAGTTAACGGATATTCATTTGTACTCCAATCTGGAATGGGAAACGGAGAAGCCGGGAAACGGCCAGGCCATCAATATCCTGATTGGGTTTGCTGCATTTATTTTATTGATAACCTGGGTAAATTATATTAACCTGATTTCATCACAGGCCGTAGAACGGGCAAAAGAAGTCGGCATACGTAAAACCCTCGGTTGCTCTAACAGGTCAGTACTGCTAAAGTTTTTTTCGGAAGTTGTCATAGTAAATATAATCAGTCTCTGTATTGCCGCCATTTTGCTGCTGCTGGCCAGCTTCATATTATCAAGCCGGTTTGAGTTTTTCTCAACAGAAATTTATGCTGATATTAAGTTCTGGATGATCATCGCCGGTATAACAATAAGCGGCGTACTTATTACAGGTTTTATTATTGCAGTTGTCATAGCCAGGTTTAACCCGATAGATGTTTTAAAGGGAAAGCTGGTTGTTACTACCAAGAGTTTGCTTTTGCGGAAATCATTAATCGCGTTTCAGTTCATTATATCATTCATTCTGATTACCGGAGCCCTGATCGTTTATGACCAAAGTGCTTTTTTATTGAAAAAGGATAAAGGACTTGATCATACAGCTGTATTATCCGTGAAATTTCCAAAAATACTAAACACCGGTGATAAAGCGGAAAACCTTACCTACAACTTTAAGCAACAGCTCAAAGCCTTAAAATGGGTTAAGAACATCACTATTGCCACGGATATGCCCGAAAAAGAAATAGAAAATTTTGGCAGTATGTTCAGGCCTCAATTGGGCGCAAGTGATGATAAGGCTTATTTCCGGGTAGGTGTTGATGATAATTATTTTAATTTTTTTAAAATAAAGCTGCTTGCAGGAAGATTGTTTTCAAAAGATATGGGGTTGGAGAGAAACTCCCTTATTTTAAACGAAAGTGCAGTGAAGAAACTGGGTTTCAATACAACCGCGGAAGTTATCGGCACCATGGTAAACAATGGACGGACAATCATCGGTGTAGTAAGTGACTTTAACTACAGGTCGGTAAAAGTTAAACCGGTGGCTACAATGTTTAATTTCCAGCAGGCGGCATCTTATTTTGGTATTAAACTTTATGAAAATGAATTTAATTTAAAAGATCATATTGCCGAATTGAATAAGATTTACGGGCGGATATTTCCAGGCAATCCTTTTGAATATGTGTTTTTGGACGACGCGATGAAGCAAGACCTCCAGCCCGACCTGGATTTTGCCAGAATCTTTGGCTTTTTCTCCCTGATTTCTATCGTTATTTCCCTGATCGGCTTATTGGGGCTGGTGATCGTTGATCTTAATCAAAGGGTAAAGGAATTAGGTATTCGCAAAGTAATCGGCGCCGATTTGAAACATATCATGATGCTTGTTATGTATAAATTCTCTATACCAATAGGAATAGCCCTGCTTATCGGTACCCCAATATCGGTATGGGGTTTTTCAAATTGGATAAATAGTTACTATGTTTATCATATAGCTGTTAATGTCTGGTATTTTATTATTCCTGCCCTGATATTGCCCGTCCTTGCTGCATCGATCATCTCCGTCCAGGTTTTACGGGTTGACCGTCAAAAAATCATTACCTCACTTAAATATGAATAG
- a CDS encoding glycoside hydrolase family 31 protein codes for MNFLRYLLTGLLLLTSTSLVYSQNIKWLEVEPGIWKGIIGKPENFDLLKASGAVAVHQGLSDMGQAKFPLGESDITAKVTDGKTYLHFPLSQNEQLYGLGLNFKTVQQRGRILTLHVDNYEGKDNGRTHSPTPFYISSNGYGVFINSARYIQVYAGTAVRTDSKNPPIAQDRNTDDNWSARPYSDGVDILVPAQGVEVYVLGGPTMLDAVRRYNLLSGGGCLPPRWGLGFTQRVQRLSTAADVLKEADAFEEKGYPLDFIGLEPGWQSKSYPCTFEWDKSRFPDPRGFVGAMLKKNVRLNLWTNPYISPESPIAKIIAGYTGSHSVWVGAVADITIPEARQVFFGELSKNKIDIGVSGFKIDEVDGGDEYLWPDVATFPSGHSAEQMRQTYGLMMQRYVTGQYHQLNRRTFGLVRASNGGGSSFPFVIYNDYYNHRDFITALINSGFAGVLWTPEVRDSKTAEEWLRRFQSNIFSPMAMINAWESGTKPWTFPEVAAQVKQMAALRMQMMPYWYSEFAKYHFKGIPPFRSMVLEDGFGNHDLIKNTNDVNLKDYPYGRVITQEVKDQYMAGQYLLVAPMFNGETSRKVILPKGNWYDFYTGKYAGNGEVISVMPGLDKIPVYVKDGGIIPMMPATLHAPKANEKVDLEIRYYGNKPGYYLLYDDDGETFEYEKGAWSFRKIKVELKKGKIAGEISAPVKGKPNTIGKVTFKKMG; via the coding sequence ATGAATTTTTTAAGGTACTTATTGACCGGACTGTTGCTTCTGACATCCACGTCACTGGTTTATTCGCAAAATATCAAATGGCTTGAAGTAGAGCCAGGTATCTGGAAAGGTATCATTGGTAAACCCGAAAATTTCGACCTGTTAAAAGCGTCCGGGGCGGTTGCGGTGCACCAGGGGCTGTCAGATATGGGTCAGGCAAAATTCCCCTTAGGCGAATCAGATATAACGGCAAAAGTGACAGACGGTAAAACGTACCTGCATTTTCCTTTGTCCCAAAATGAACAATTATATGGTTTGGGTTTGAATTTTAAAACCGTGCAACAACGCGGTAGAATTTTAACATTGCATGTAGATAATTATGAGGGAAAAGATAACGGGCGCACGCATTCGCCTACGCCGTTCTATATTTCATCAAACGGATACGGCGTTTTTATCAACAGCGCGAGGTATATCCAGGTTTATGCTGGCACTGCTGTCAGGACTGACAGTAAAAATCCTCCCATCGCCCAGGACCGGAATACCGATGATAACTGGTCGGCGCGCCCTTATTCTGACGGCGTTGATATTCTTGTACCCGCACAAGGTGTTGAGGTGTATGTTTTGGGCGGTCCTACCATGCTCGATGCTGTACGCCGATATAACCTGCTGAGCGGCGGCGGTTGTTTGCCGCCGCGCTGGGGCTTGGGTTTCACCCAGCGCGTACAGCGCTTATCTACAGCGGCCGACGTACTGAAAGAAGCAGATGCCTTTGAAGAGAAGGGATATCCGCTTGATTTTATCGGCTTAGAGCCGGGTTGGCAAAGTAAATCGTATCCATGTACCTTTGAATGGGATAAATCCCGGTTTCCTGACCCCAGGGGTTTTGTAGGGGCTATGCTGAAGAAGAATGTCAGGCTTAATTTATGGACCAATCCTTATATCTCGCCGGAGTCGCCGATTGCTAAAATCATCGCGGGATATACAGGGTCGCATTCCGTGTGGGTTGGCGCCGTCGCGGATATCACGATACCGGAAGCAAGGCAGGTTTTTTTTGGCGAGCTGTCGAAAAATAAAATAGACATTGGTGTAAGCGGGTTTAAAATAGATGAAGTTGACGGCGGCGACGAATACCTGTGGCCGGATGTTGCCACCTTTCCGTCTGGGCACAGCGCGGAGCAAATGAGACAGACCTACGGCCTGATGATGCAGCGCTATGTTACCGGGCAATACCATCAACTTAACCGGCGCACTTTTGGTTTGGTGCGAGCCTCTAATGGCGGCGGTTCATCTTTTCCCTTCGTTATTTATAACGATTATTACAACCACCGCGATTTTATAACTGCTTTAATAAACAGCGGCTTTGCCGGCGTTTTATGGACACCTGAAGTAAGGGACTCTAAAACTGCTGAAGAATGGCTGCGGAGGTTTCAGTCAAATATATTTTCGCCTATGGCGATGATCAACGCCTGGGAAAGCGGAACCAAGCCCTGGACATTTCCTGAAGTAGCCGCGCAGGTTAAGCAAATGGCTGCTTTACGTATGCAAATGATGCCTTATTGGTATAGTGAATTTGCTAAATATCATTTTAAAGGCATACCGCCATTCCGGTCGATGGTACTGGAAGATGGTTTTGGGAACCATGACCTGATCAAAAATACCAATGACGTCAATCTGAAAGACTACCCCTATGGCCGGGTCATTACGCAGGAAGTCAAAGACCAGTATATGGCCGGCCAGTATCTCCTGGTTGCACCCATGTTTAACGGCGAAACCAGCCGGAAAGTCATTTTGCCAAAAGGTAACTGGTATGACTTTTACACAGGGAAATATGCGGGTAACGGCGAAGTGATCAGCGTTATGCCTGGTTTAGACAAGATTCCGGTATATGTCAAGGACGGGGGGATCATACCTATGATGCCAGCTACGCTCCACGCCCCAAAAGCAAATGAAAAAGTGGATCTGGAAATCAGGTATTACGGTAACAAACCCGGGTACTATTTATTATATGATGATGATGGCGAAACATTTGAATATGAAAAAGGAGCCTGGTCCTTCAGAAAGATTAAGGTAGAACTTAAAAAGGGAAAGATTGCTGGTGAAATATCTGCACCCGTTAAGGGAAAGCCAAATACCATTGGTAAGGTAACCTTCAAAAAAATGGGATAG
- a CDS encoding glycoside hydrolase family 43 protein: MISKFSIFRALTCFCFITVCANPVAYAQGVDDSVKWGNWLKWGDQRNGTYRNPVLPADYSDPDCIRVNDDYYAISSTFQFSPGVVILHSNDLVNWSVLGHAVNNLNQLSPEMNWDKMNRYGKGIWAGAIRYHHGKFWVYFGTPDEGYFMTTARDPAGPWEPLHQVLSSPGWDDCCPFWDDDGQGYLIGTNYADDYKIHLFKLTADGRDIVKASDQVIHQSPGSEANKLYKINGWYYHFFSEVKPEGRVVMMERSKNIFGPYIESKQLNHAEKQFNEPNQGGLLQTQDGKWYFLTHHGSGDWSGRVLSLLPVTWANGWPVIGKPGADGIGNMVWAGKMPVKDTAKVILQTDDEFEESQLPPQWEWNYQPKADKWSLSQKPGWLSLHAFKPLRPDDLLKAGNTLTQRCFRTPYNSVTIKIEISRMTDGEKAGLCHFTNPHFAQIGINYSRKRRCLEFKNEKVRLSGPEIKGRNIWLRSTWGLDGLSQFYYSLDGYIFKRFGPVYQLTWGSYRGDRIGIYNYNDRENKGCINVDYFHYEIDEQGSLPGPGRNKGGL; this comes from the coding sequence ATGATCAGTAAATTCTCAATCTTTCGTGCGCTCACCTGTTTTTGTTTCATTACGGTTTGCGCTAATCCAGTTGCTTATGCCCAAGGCGTTGACGACAGCGTAAAATGGGGCAATTGGTTAAAGTGGGGGGATCAGCGTAACGGAACTTACCGAAACCCGGTATTGCCGGCGGATTATAGTGACCCGGATTGCATTCGTGTGAATGATGATTACTATGCAATATCATCAACTTTTCAGTTTTCGCCGGGAGTTGTGATCCTGCATTCTAACGATCTGGTAAACTGGTCAGTACTGGGCCATGCGGTAAACAACCTGAACCAGCTAAGCCCCGAAATGAACTGGGATAAAATGAACCGCTACGGCAAGGGAATCTGGGCAGGCGCTATCCGTTATCACCACGGTAAGTTCTGGGTTTATTTCGGCACGCCAGATGAAGGCTATTTTATGACCACTGCCAGAGATCCTGCCGGTCCCTGGGAGCCATTACATCAGGTATTATCTTCGCCGGGATGGGACGATTGCTGCCCTTTCTGGGATGATGACGGGCAAGGGTATCTGATTGGAACAAATTATGCGGACGATTATAAAATACACTTGTTCAAATTAACGGCGGACGGGCGTGATATTGTAAAAGCATCCGATCAGGTTATTCATCAGTCACCTGGAAGCGAGGCCAACAAACTATACAAAATAAATGGCTGGTATTATCATTTTTTCAGTGAAGTTAAGCCCGAGGGCCGGGTCGTGATGATGGAGCGCTCCAAAAATATATTTGGTCCATATATAGAATCAAAGCAGCTCAATCATGCTGAGAAGCAATTTAACGAACCCAACCAGGGTGGGCTTCTGCAGACACAGGACGGTAAATGGTATTTTTTAACTCATCATGGTTCCGGTGACTGGTCAGGACGGGTACTGAGCCTTTTACCTGTTACCTGGGCAAATGGATGGCCTGTTATCGGAAAACCGGGTGCAGATGGTATCGGGAACATGGTATGGGCAGGTAAAATGCCGGTAAAGGATACCGCTAAGGTTATCCTCCAAACGGATGACGAGTTCGAAGAATCCCAATTGCCTCCTCAATGGGAATGGAACTATCAGCCGAAAGCAGACAAATGGTCCTTATCACAAAAGCCCGGCTGGTTAAGTTTACATGCCTTTAAGCCACTTCGTCCTGATGATTTGCTAAAAGCAGGTAATACCCTGACCCAGCGTTGTTTCCGGACACCATACAATAGTGTCACCATTAAAATAGAGATCAGCCGTATGACTGATGGGGAGAAGGCTGGCTTATGCCATTTCACTAATCCTCATTTTGCGCAGATCGGCATTAACTATAGCCGTAAACGCCGCTGTTTGGAATTTAAAAATGAAAAGGTCCGGTTATCCGGTCCGGAAATCAAAGGCCGTAACATATGGTTGCGGTCGACCTGGGGACTTGATGGGCTTAGCCAGTTTTATTACAGTTTAGATGGGTATATTTTTAAGCGATTTGGGCCTGTATATCAATTGACCTGGGGTTCGTATAGGGGTGACAGGATCGGTATTTATAATTACAACGACCGGGAAA
- a CDS encoding alpha-L-rhamnosidase-related protein, translating to MFKPNHKNVRLGIVLILLNFSFIANAQDRVSKILDKNYIWSVQDTSKRGDLHMVFRKNFVVTDISNRATLNLFAYNRFSVFINGKYLMRGPVRFENKGPEYASINISPYLKKGNNTLVVVVHRFDHTGQIMAHEAGFTAVVELKGTRNTQIKTDDSWKVSPELSYTDRPFAWSSIRENIDARKMPAGYIYPDFKDQSWSNAVKVKNLVNFSSLRKQELPFQRETVISNLIINGKAADMQLPFTIKKGDTLKVSLPDYCQAYLSLDLDAEAGAVLRLFDKDGELNNSYTTRNGLQNYTTFDTYGTKHFTIYAARGSMRLNRLSAIERGYPFKRTGSFASSDKLLNSLWDRLTRSLQILSEDAYDDCADRERVEWMDCDPPAFDVTRTVMQGPDLNGKPMYADTRLLKQMLRRTALSQQPDGRVKAHTCSDRWDIHGYMEDRTCDWVEGVRRYYESSGDKAFIEEMWLPITKQLNWFLARRTGRGLVKAREWEVSTNPLRYQVCEGTGLNAFLYKALADAAYLGKIIRQNKQAIVFDDAARKLRTAINQHLWDKKLGTYYSGYMDDEAAAKKLFAAQHMNINMEDGRAEPTFEAAIFALDQEVVPAARLDSVKKFLKTRLDKPYCFMTYYYSFKQMYAENNNKTDEKILDMIRERWKPMLDYDWQTSWEHYFEEGSKVHVYGIFPAYFFSAYVLGIRLDGPVWAKKLVIDPRLGDLSYASGTVITEFGKVVVSWTKTLKGMKFTVDVPKGVSATLKFNGEHQVADLQLNNKKRELKKARDQFVTPLSGGKWSGSISYRQ from the coding sequence ATGTTCAAACCGAATCATAAAAATGTACGCCTGGGCATTGTTTTAATACTGCTTAATTTTTCATTTATTGCAAATGCCCAGGACAGGGTGTCAAAAATATTGGATAAAAATTATATCTGGAGCGTTCAGGACACCAGTAAAAGGGGCGATCTGCACATGGTTTTCAGAAAAAACTTTGTTGTGACAGACATCAGCAACCGGGCTACGCTCAATCTCTTTGCCTATAATCGTTTCTCGGTTTTTATCAATGGTAAATATTTGATGCGCGGCCCTGTACGTTTCGAAAATAAAGGGCCGGAGTATGCCAGCATCAATATATCACCCTATCTTAAAAAAGGCAATAACACGCTTGTGGTGGTGGTACACCGTTTTGACCATACCGGGCAGATTATGGCCCACGAGGCCGGCTTTACCGCCGTTGTAGAACTAAAAGGCACCAGGAACACACAAATAAAAACGGACGATAGCTGGAAAGTATCGCCAGAACTGTCCTATACGGATCGCCCCTTTGCCTGGTCGTCTATCCGTGAAAATATCGATGCCCGTAAAATGCCTGCCGGTTATATCTACCCCGATTTTAAGGATCAATCGTGGAGCAATGCGGTTAAAGTTAAAAACTTAGTTAATTTCTCATCCCTTCGCAAGCAGGAACTTCCTTTTCAACGGGAAACGGTCATCAGCAATTTGATCATCAATGGTAAAGCGGCTGACATGCAGCTACCGTTCACCATCAAAAAAGGCGATACGCTTAAAGTGAGCCTCCCGGATTATTGCCAGGCTTACCTGAGTTTGGACCTTGATGCGGAAGCAGGAGCCGTTTTGCGTTTGTTTGATAAAGATGGTGAACTCAATAACTCCTATACCACACGCAACGGTTTACAAAACTATACCACCTTTGATACCTACGGAACCAAGCATTTCACCATTTATGCAGCACGTGGTAGTATGAGGTTAAACCGGTTAAGCGCAATCGAGAGAGGGTATCCTTTTAAACGTACCGGGAGTTTTGCAAGCAGCGATAAACTGCTCAATAGTTTGTGGGACAGGCTTACACGCTCCTTACAAATCCTGAGTGAAGACGCCTATGACGATTGTGCCGACCGTGAAAGGGTAGAATGGATGGACTGCGATCCGCCTGCGTTCGATGTTACCCGCACCGTTATGCAAGGCCCTGATCTTAACGGGAAGCCTATGTATGCAGATACACGTTTATTGAAGCAAATGCTACGCCGTACCGCTTTAAGTCAGCAGCCGGACGGACGGGTCAAAGCGCATACCTGTTCAGACAGGTGGGATATTCACGGTTATATGGAAGACCGGACCTGTGATTGGGTTGAAGGCGTTAGAAGATATTACGAAAGCAGCGGCGACAAGGCCTTCATTGAAGAAATGTGGCTGCCGATAACCAAACAACTAAATTGGTTCCTGGCCCGCCGTACAGGAAGAGGTTTGGTGAAAGCCAGGGAATGGGAGGTATCTACCAACCCCTTACGTTACCAGGTTTGTGAAGGTACTGGTTTAAATGCTTTTTTATATAAAGCGCTTGCTGATGCCGCGTACCTGGGAAAAATAATAAGACAAAACAAACAAGCCATAGTTTTTGACGATGCTGCCCGAAAACTTCGTACGGCTATTAATCAACACCTTTGGGACAAAAAACTGGGAACTTATTACAGTGGTTATATGGATGATGAGGCTGCCGCTAAAAAATTATTTGCAGCGCAGCATATGAATATTAATATGGAAGACGGCCGCGCCGAGCCAACATTTGAGGCCGCGATCTTTGCCCTTGATCAGGAAGTGGTACCTGCCGCCCGCTTAGATAGTGTAAAAAAGTTTTTGAAAACCAGGTTGGACAAGCCATATTGTTTCATGACCTATTATTACAGTTTTAAACAGATGTATGCCGAAAATAATAACAAAACAGATGAAAAGATATTGGATATGATCCGTGAACGGTGGAAACCAATGCTGGATTATGACTGGCAAACATCCTGGGAACATTATTTTGAAGAGGGAAGTAAAGTACATGTGTATGGCATTTTTCCGGCTTACTTTTTTAGCGCTTATGTATTAGGGATAAGACTGGATGGCCCGGTATGGGCCAAAAAGCTAGTAATCGATCCCCGATTGGGTGACTTGAGCTATGCCAGCGGAACGGTAATTACCGAATTTGGTAAAGTAGTCGTATCATGGACTAAAACTTTAAAAGGAATGAAGTTTACTGTAGATGTGCCCAAAGGGGTAAGTGCCACGCTTAAATTCAACGGAGAACATCAGGTAGCCGATCTGCAGTTAAACAATAAAAAAAGAGAGCTTAAAAAAGCGAGAGATCAATTTGTTACCCCTTTAAGTGGCGGGAAATGGTCGGGTAGTATCAGCTATCGGCAGTAA